A portion of the Halobacillus ihumii genome contains these proteins:
- a CDS encoding TAXI family TRAP transporter solute-binding subunit, whose translation MKKISKVGLLLLAIVLFVSGCSGAAGNSKGKPLVLSTGTTTGVFYSLGALLSTTWTDELGTQVTSQGSNGSVDNLNLMSQGNVTMGFSTVNMMYQAYNGVGNFEDNQYKDIRVLANLYPNVSHVIALEGSGIESPSDIKGHSFVFGAPGSATAIESELLLKAHGVNVDSVNANYVGFTEAVDLLRNGQVEAANIYTGVPSSAATELISTVDSKVLSFSEDAIKTLTDESDYPWNFKHTIEAGTYDNQPEDIITVGQFSGIAVDANVSEEKVYELTKALWENLDKLKDGQAVAKQFDPELAVQGTAGVPLHPGAKKYYKEIGVLE comes from the coding sequence ATGAAAAAGATCAGTAAGGTCGGTTTGTTATTGCTAGCCATCGTTCTGTTTGTAAGCGGTTGCAGTGGTGCGGCTGGAAACTCGAAAGGAAAACCTTTAGTACTTTCAACTGGAACAACCACCGGGGTCTTCTATTCATTGGGAGCATTATTATCCACTACTTGGACGGATGAACTTGGCACACAAGTGACATCACAGGGTTCTAACGGGAGTGTTGATAATCTAAACTTGATGAGCCAAGGAAACGTCACGATGGGTTTTTCAACTGTAAATATGATGTATCAAGCTTATAACGGAGTTGGTAATTTTGAAGACAATCAGTACAAAGATATACGTGTCTTAGCAAATCTCTATCCAAATGTAAGTCATGTCATAGCGCTAGAAGGATCTGGTATTGAATCACCTTCTGATATTAAAGGCCATTCCTTCGTATTTGGTGCTCCAGGAAGTGCAACAGCCATAGAATCCGAATTATTATTGAAAGCCCATGGAGTAAATGTTGATAGTGTGAATGCGAACTATGTTGGGTTTACAGAAGCTGTTGATTTATTAAGAAATGGTCAAGTAGAAGCAGCAAATATTTATACAGGCGTACCTTCCTCGGCTGCTACCGAGCTCATTTCCACTGTTGATTCAAAAGTGCTGAGCTTTTCAGAAGATGCAATCAAAACATTAACGGATGAATCAGACTATCCATGGAATTTTAAACATACCATCGAAGCTGGAACTTACGATAATCAACCAGAAGATATTATTACGGTTGGGCAATTTAGCGGGATCGCTGTTGATGCTAATGTGTCTGAAGAGAAGGTTTATGAGCTGACTAAGGCATTATGGGAAAATCTTGATAAATTGAAAGACGGTCAGGCCGTTGCCAAACAGTTTGACCCTGAGTTAGCCGTGCAAGGTACTGCAGGCGTTCCATTACATCCAGGTGCAAAAAAATATTATAAGGAAATAGGCGTTCTTGAATAA
- a CDS encoding enoyl-CoA hydratase/isomerase family protein, translated as MSDLIFKVEDHIATITLNRPDRLNAFSEEMIHLWIEALETVRDSEQIRAVLIKGNGKGFCAGGDIKEMIAGNGFYKSEEDLTSTGLARKNSLWKKVQRIPLLLEEIDQPVIAQMHGAAFGAGLDMALMCDIRIASEEIRLSESYVNVGLVPGDGAAYFLPRLVGKDRALDMLWTGKVIEAEEAKEMGLVTFVVPQDEVENFTDNYLQKIVNGPQQAIRLTKRAVYQSENMSLRSSLDMISSSMGLVTELEDYQQGVQAIVEKRKATFK; from the coding sequence ATGAGCGATTTAATTTTTAAAGTAGAAGACCATATTGCAACAATCACATTAAACAGGCCAGATCGTTTAAATGCTTTTAGTGAAGAAATGATTCATTTATGGATTGAAGCACTGGAAACAGTCCGGGACTCGGAACAAATACGTGCTGTGCTGATTAAAGGGAATGGGAAAGGCTTTTGTGCAGGCGGAGATATTAAGGAAATGATTGCTGGAAATGGTTTTTACAAAAGTGAAGAGGATTTAACAAGTACAGGTTTAGCAAGAAAGAATTCATTATGGAAAAAGGTCCAAAGGATCCCCTTATTATTGGAAGAAATTGACCAGCCTGTCATTGCTCAAATGCATGGAGCTGCGTTTGGTGCAGGACTTGATATGGCACTAATGTGTGATATTCGCATTGCGTCAGAGGAGATTAGATTATCTGAAAGTTATGTGAATGTAGGGTTGGTTCCAGGGGATGGGGCTGCCTATTTCTTGCCTCGATTGGTAGGTAAGGATAGAGCGCTAGATATGTTATGGACTGGGAAGGTAATTGAAGCAGAGGAAGCTAAGGAAATGGGCTTGGTGACTTTCGTAGTACCCCAGGATGAGGTCGAGAATTTTACAGATAATTATTTACAAAAGATAGTGAATGGGCCACAACAAGCCATTAGATTGACGAAAAGAGCGGTTTATCAAAGTGAAAATATGAGTTTACGTTCATCGCTTGATATGATTTCTTCTTCGATGGGATTGGTCACCGAGTTGGAAGATTACCAGCAAGGTGTGCAGGCGATTGTGGAAAAGCGAAAAGCTACTTTCAAGTAG
- a CDS encoding acyl-CoA dehydrogenase family protein, translated as MSDMQEIILDSTNKMFKSLCSKELIDQSENGIFAEDLWSVLVESGITSVGIPESLGGTGGDYSDALYILQLAGKFTVPLPLSETLIVQWLLSDHGVTPSADVLTFSVNNENKIELEMTSTGYSVRGKAIHVPWARHAESLLVPVSVEGVSKIALLPLKQANFDYNSNLAGEPLDTIHFESVDVGDIFIEEVNVEKFRAKVTHLGGLIKTVMMSGAMETLLELSVLYSKEREQFGRPLHRLQAIQQHIAVLAGETVASTTIANKAILAFIKGTEEQEIAVAKIKVNEAAGKVTEIAHQLHGAIGVTHEHRLNQVTRRLWAWRDEFGNENYWADQLAENVMNSNKDSLWEMITDRTVIEKQLGEGIK; from the coding sequence ATGAGTGATATGCAAGAAATCATATTGGATTCCACCAATAAAATGTTCAAGTCTTTGTGCTCAAAAGAATTGATTGATCAATCAGAAAACGGCATATTTGCTGAGGATTTATGGTCGGTGTTAGTGGAATCTGGCATTACATCTGTCGGTATTCCAGAATCGTTAGGAGGGACTGGTGGAGATTACTCTGATGCTCTTTATATCTTACAGTTAGCCGGGAAGTTTACTGTCCCGCTTCCTTTATCAGAAACCTTAATAGTTCAATGGTTGTTGTCGGATCATGGGGTAACACCCTCAGCAGATGTTTTGACATTCTCTGTAAATAATGAGAACAAGATTGAGTTAGAAATGACTTCTACAGGGTACTCTGTTCGAGGGAAGGCCATACATGTGCCATGGGCTAGACATGCGGAGAGTTTATTAGTACCAGTCAGCGTTGAAGGTGTTTCCAAAATCGCTTTATTACCATTAAAGCAAGCTAACTTTGATTATAATAGCAATCTTGCTGGCGAACCATTGGACACTATTCATTTTGAAAGTGTTGATGTTGGTGACATTTTCATTGAAGAGGTTAATGTGGAGAAATTCAGGGCGAAAGTCACTCATTTAGGAGGATTAATAAAAACTGTCATGATGAGTGGAGCTATGGAAACCTTATTGGAATTAAGCGTTCTTTACTCAAAGGAGCGTGAACAATTTGGCCGGCCACTGCATCGTTTACAAGCTATTCAACAGCATATTGCTGTATTAGCAGGTGAAACAGTAGCCTCCACTACCATTGCCAATAAAGCCATATTAGCTTTTATTAAAGGGACTGAGGAACAAGAAATTGCGGTAGCAAAAATAAAGGTGAATGAGGCAGCAGGCAAAGTAACCGAAATTGCACACCAGCTTCATGGGGCAATAGGAGTAACACATGAACATCGGTTGAATCAAGTGACTCGAAGACTTTGGGCTTGGAGAGATGAATTTGGAAATGAAAATTATTGGGCAGATCAGTTGGCTGAAAATGTCATGAATTCTAACAAAGATAGCTTATGGGAAATGATCACGGATCGGACGGTAATAGAAAAACAATTAGGGGAGGGAATAAAATGA
- a CDS encoding acyl-CoA dehydrogenase family protein, with protein MNKLKVPMTEFTEEQEAFRGEVRQFLKDEKESFEPQVDSWLSGYSPEFSKKLGGKGWIGMTWPKKYGGSERSSLERYIVIEELLAAGAPIAAHWFADRQTGPLFLKYGTEAQKEFFLPKIAKGTCYFSIGLSEPNAGSDLASISTRAERTKEGWVLNGMKIWTSGAHLSDYMIVLCRTSPRKTDRKHEGLSQLVVDLSSPGITIRPIKYLTGEEHFNEVFFENVIIPEGNIVGQEANGWKQSMAELAYERSGPERILSTFPLLEEMIGKLKSNKDLRGMRETAKLLAELYSLRHMSIGIAQLLEEGADVNTAAALVKDMGTNFEKSVAETARLIIDSHPSITSDVRFERLLAQSILHGPGFTLRGGTTEILRGIVTKGVVAE; from the coding sequence ATGAACAAATTAAAGGTACCGATGACGGAATTTACGGAGGAACAAGAAGCCTTTAGGGGGGAGGTACGACAATTTCTAAAGGATGAAAAAGAAAGCTTCGAACCTCAAGTTGACTCATGGCTAAGCGGCTATTCACCAGAGTTCTCGAAAAAGCTTGGAGGAAAAGGCTGGATTGGTATGACTTGGCCTAAAAAATATGGGGGGTCTGAGAGGAGCTCACTCGAACGATATATAGTTATTGAGGAATTATTAGCGGCAGGTGCTCCAATAGCTGCTCATTGGTTTGCTGATCGTCAGACGGGTCCTTTATTTCTGAAATATGGAACTGAAGCACAAAAGGAGTTTTTCCTTCCTAAAATTGCAAAAGGTACGTGTTATTTTTCAATAGGTTTAAGTGAGCCAAATGCTGGTTCTGATTTAGCTTCTATAAGTACAAGAGCAGAAAGGACAAAAGAGGGCTGGGTGTTAAATGGCATGAAAATATGGACTAGTGGGGCGCATCTATCCGATTATATGATAGTGCTCTGCAGAACCTCACCAAGAAAAACAGACAGGAAACATGAGGGGTTAAGTCAATTGGTTGTGGATTTGTCCAGTCCTGGTATCACTATTAGACCCATTAAATATTTAACAGGCGAAGAACACTTTAATGAAGTATTTTTTGAAAACGTTATCATTCCTGAAGGAAACATTGTTGGGCAAGAAGCTAACGGGTGGAAACAGAGCATGGCGGAGCTTGCTTATGAAAGAAGTGGACCTGAAAGGATACTGAGTACATTCCCTTTATTAGAGGAAATGATTGGCAAGTTGAAGAGTAATAAGGACCTGCGAGGAATGAGGGAAACGGCGAAACTTTTGGCTGAATTATATAGTTTAAGACACATGTCCATCGGGATTGCGCAATTATTAGAGGAAGGAGCGGATGTAAATACAGCCGCTGCTTTAGTTAAAGATATGGGAACAAATTTTGAGAAGAGTGTGGCTGAGACTGCCCGGTTAATTATTGATAGTCATCCATCGATAACGTCGGATGTTCGGTTTGAAAGGTTATTGGCTCAGTCCATTTTACATGGACCAGGATTCACTTTGCGTGGTGGGACCACAGAAATCTTAAGAGGAATCGTTACGAAAGGGGTTGTTGCTGAATGA
- a CDS encoding LCP family protein has protein sequence MKRSDIHRKKRKRGKWWKIPLLLIALLIVGGGGYLYTIYAGAKSTVDDEMHQKVASIDHEAAKKKISNQEPLNILLMGVDERKGDRGRSDALMVLSLDPANDRSQLISIPRDTRTKLVGDDPMAGTMDKINHAYAFGGTSMTISTVENFLDIELDYYVQMNMQGLSEMVDAVGGITVNNQLDWYDTGYYKKGYHYEKGKITMNGAQTMGYVRMRYQDPRGDAGRNERQRQVIQAIIDKGASISSVSRIGDIMDVLGSNVTTNMNFSTMKNIMLNYRSAKENMNTYQMKGNGTRINGTYYLQVPDKEVQKVHNMIKEYSS, from the coding sequence ATGAAACGTTCAGATATACACAGAAAGAAGAGAAAAAGGGGCAAATGGTGGAAGATACCGCTTCTACTGATCGCCTTGCTTATTGTAGGCGGGGGAGGTTACCTGTACACAATTTATGCGGGAGCGAAAAGCACGGTTGATGATGAGATGCATCAGAAGGTGGCTTCTATTGATCACGAAGCGGCCAAGAAAAAGATTTCTAACCAGGAACCTTTAAATATTTTGCTGATGGGTGTTGATGAAAGGAAAGGTGATCGAGGCAGATCGGATGCTCTGATGGTGCTTTCGTTAGATCCGGCCAATGATCGCAGTCAGCTGATCAGTATTCCGCGTGATACGCGAACGAAGCTTGTGGGCGATGACCCAATGGCTGGAACGATGGACAAGATTAATCATGCGTATGCATTTGGCGGCACAAGCATGACGATCAGTACGGTGGAGAACTTTTTAGATATTGAACTTGATTATTATGTGCAGATGAACATGCAGGGGCTTTCTGAAATGGTCGATGCGGTTGGAGGAATTACCGTTAACAATCAACTAGATTGGTATGATACCGGCTATTATAAAAAAGGCTATCATTATGAAAAAGGTAAAATTACGATGAATGGCGCGCAGACGATGGGGTATGTACGGATGAGATACCAGGATCCAAGAGGCGATGCTGGGCGAAATGAGCGTCAGCGTCAAGTGATTCAGGCGATTATTGATAAGGGTGCGAGCATTAGTTCGGTGAGTCGGATTGGAGATATCATGGATGTTCTTGGCAGTAATGTCACAACGAATATGAATTTCAGTACAATGAAAAATATTATGCTGAACTATCGTAGTGCCAAGGAAAATATGAACACGTATCAAATGAAGGGTAACGGTACAAGGATTAATGGGACGTACTATCTGCAAGTGCCGGATAAGGAAGTACAGAAGGTTCATAATATGATTAAGGAATACAGCTCGTAA
- a CDS encoding putative holin-like toxin, producing MSVYEALMVAIAFSTLNVSLIALVVAISRKRK from the coding sequence ATGAGCGTCTATGAAGCATTGATGGTTGCTATAGCTTTTAGCACCTTAAATGTATCATTGATTGCCTTAGTTGTGGCGATTTCACGCAAAAGAAAATAG
- a CDS encoding FadR/GntR family transcriptional regulator translates to MKALRKKRLSELVADEIKTYIKQENLKSGDRLPSVAELVQTLGIGRSSLREALQLLESQGALKVLNGKGTFISDIKPFHIQMAFEVENEKKFLLETLEVREALEGKAVELAVVSANEADINQMSLHLKEYVTFIENDEREKANQADAHFHQAIYKASKNPMLESIIDSVWDTFHEFWNVPFGKDDIFDQSYPFHESLLKAIRERDSDEALQSFREIMASVRHSIEKV, encoded by the coding sequence GTGAAAGCATTAAGGAAAAAACGATTGTCTGAACTCGTGGCAGATGAAATTAAGACGTACATTAAGCAAGAGAATTTAAAAAGCGGAGATCGTCTTCCCTCCGTGGCAGAACTCGTTCAAACATTAGGAATAGGGCGCTCCTCATTAAGGGAAGCGTTACAATTACTTGAATCCCAAGGTGCCTTAAAAGTTTTGAATGGGAAGGGCACTTTCATAAGTGATATAAAACCATTCCATATTCAAATGGCCTTTGAGGTGGAAAATGAAAAGAAATTCTTGTTGGAAACTCTTGAGGTGAGAGAGGCGTTAGAGGGGAAAGCAGTAGAACTTGCAGTAGTCTCAGCAAATGAGGCAGATATCAATCAAATGAGTCTTCATTTGAAAGAATATGTTACTTTTATTGAAAATGATGAAAGGGAGAAGGCCAATCAGGCAGATGCTCACTTTCATCAGGCCATATATAAAGCATCTAAAAATCCAATGCTAGAGAGCATCATAGACTCGGTATGGGATACTTTTCATGAGTTCTGGAATGTACCATTTGGGAAAGATGATATCTTTGATCAGAGTTATCCTTTCCATGAGTCTCTGCTTAAGGCGATTCGTGAAAGGGATTCTGATGAAGCTCTTCAGTCTTTTCGTGAAATCATGGCTTCTGTTAGACATTCTATTGAGAAAGTTTAA
- a CDS encoding trans-sulfuration enzyme family protein: MNYTDEEICTQYGDRPKDNRGAVSPPIYQTSLFTFDTFEAFTHAQLYERENYVYTRGVNPTTELLEEKLALLERGEKCKCFGSGMGAISSVFFSLLKSGDHVLFVNNIYGPTQQLLEHLQNFNIEHSFSNGDVESDIKPHTKLIYVESPGTMLMKVVDLRKISTIAKKHGIYTAIDNTWATPIFQKPITLGFDLSIHSLTKYIGGHSDVVGGAVVGTHELIDRIFTYGFQLNGSVLSPQDASLIIRGLRTLPLRMKQHQDNCLRVIQYLTTKEEVLKINHPSQWKGGAFSFIDDQMTGYSGLLSIELKEGGFKKVAAFINQLSIFKIGVSWGGYESLVNSPIKENNELELIEQGIGTGIIRFSIGLEGSDLVIADLEKGFQALHSIKS, encoded by the coding sequence GTGAATTACACAGATGAAGAAATATGTACACAGTACGGGGATAGGCCTAAAGATAATAGAGGAGCTGTTTCGCCACCCATTTACCAAACCAGTTTATTTACATTCGATACATTTGAAGCGTTTACACATGCTCAATTATACGAAAGGGAGAATTACGTATATACAAGAGGTGTGAACCCTACTACTGAACTATTAGAGGAAAAATTGGCCCTCTTAGAAAGAGGAGAGAAATGTAAATGTTTCGGATCAGGAATGGGAGCGATCAGTTCCGTTTTTTTCTCCTTATTAAAAAGTGGAGACCATGTCTTGTTTGTCAATAACATTTATGGTCCCACGCAGCAGCTATTGGAGCACTTACAGAATTTTAATATAGAACATAGCTTCTCAAATGGAGATGTCGAGTCCGACATAAAGCCTCATACAAAGTTGATTTATGTAGAAAGCCCCGGAACCATGTTAATGAAAGTCGTCGATTTAAGAAAAATCTCAACTATAGCTAAAAAGCACGGCATTTACACAGCTATTGATAATACATGGGCGACTCCCATTTTCCAAAAGCCTATCACACTAGGATTTGATCTAAGTATCCACTCCTTGACGAAGTATATCGGGGGGCATAGTGATGTGGTAGGAGGAGCCGTTGTTGGTACACATGAACTCATCGACCGAATCTTTACATACGGCTTCCAGCTAAACGGATCTGTTCTTTCCCCCCAAGATGCTTCTCTAATCATTAGAGGCTTGCGAACACTGCCTCTTCGTATGAAACAACACCAAGATAACTGTTTACGCGTGATTCAATACCTCACAACAAAAGAAGAAGTTCTAAAAATTAATCATCCGAGCCAATGGAAAGGAGGTGCCTTTTCCTTTATAGATGATCAAATGACGGGTTATTCAGGCTTATTAAGTATCGAATTAAAAGAAGGAGGGTTTAAGAAAGTTGCAGCTTTTATCAACCAGCTCTCGATATTCAAAATTGGGGTAAGCTGGGGGGGTTATGAGAGTCTTGTCAATTCACCCATCAAGGAAAACAATGAACTAGAACTTATTGAACAAGGAATTGGAACTGGTATCATACGATTTTCCATTGGACTAGAAGGTTCAGATCTTGTAATTGCCGACTTAGAAAAAGGGTTTCAAGCCCTGCATTCTATTAAATCTTAG